Within Quercus lobata isolate SW786 chromosome 5, ValleyOak3.0 Primary Assembly, whole genome shotgun sequence, the genomic segment AAGCATTAAGATATTCCTTTACTCTGTTTTTTGCATTGTAAATGTAGAAATGATGTTGACCTCACTGCCAATGGTTTGAGTCACATTTAATCAATGTCCAATAGTTTGGTAGGTGAACTGAAAGTCAttcatttttaaatgtattaaaCTTTTATGAAAGAGTCATCAATGATTTGACGGGTCACATATACAGATATACTGTGTTGAGTGTTTACGTATGCgacaaaaattgtataatttctTGACGTTATATGCTCTcttaaaaatgcaaatttttattaaaataattaaaaataaatacaataatatGCTGCTAACTTCCAATCTTGAACTTCCTCCTAAACTTAAAAAGTACATTGAccaataatttaataagttAAGGAGAGGtttttatataaacttattaaatTACCAGTCCGTGTCCttttttgtgcataatttcAATTTCGGACCAACAATATTGTAGTAcaattatttagtttattggctaatacattttttttttttttttataacttttatatataactataaTTTCTAAGGCTACATCGTTAAATATAAATTGTAGTTAAAGGCATTGTTTTTGCCTTAGAATTTGTCGTTTACAGACTATAGTTCATCTTTAAGCCTTTTTTTAGAgggatttttttattctttttattaataataaaaaagatattaaacCCTACAAATCCTTACAGACCTTTAAAATACAATATTGAATAGTTCTTTAGCAATGAAATTGCTTCAGGTTACTCAAGGATAAaatctttgcatgatttgatggATGAATTTAGAAGAGcctggaattttttatttacttataatttTCTTAGCAATTATGTGTTTATAATGTCTATATAAAGCTACTAATTACTTTCACTCTTCAAAAGTCAAAATGTGCTGTAGTTCGGCCGAGAGCAATGACATTTCCAAGGAAAAGTTAAGCCATGAATCAGCGTTAGAGCTTGCCAAACTGTTAGTAAAAGAAGATACCTCGTGGGAGATCACTGGTTCTGGAATTGACACGAGTAAACCAAGGCTGCACAAATATGGAAGTACTGATGTTTCAACTACAAATGAGAATGTGGATAACCCAGATCAGCTGCCCTCTTCTATTTCTTTGCAACAAGTACTGGAACTTGGAGGAATTACGCCATTGTTTCTAGCAACTAAGTCAGGGTGCATAGAGATCGTTAGAGAAATACTTGAAATATACCCTCAGGCAGTTGAGCACATTGATAATGAAGGGCGGACCATATTGCATGTAGCTATCAAGTACCGCCAGTTGGAGGTTTTCAAGCTTGTGTTGACAATGGAAGTAGCAATGAGGTGGCTGGTTCGGAGGCTTGACAATGATGGGAACTCCATTCTGCATATGGTTGgaataaaaagagaagattaTGTCCCTGAAAAATTGCGAGGCCCTGCACTCGAATTGCAGGAGGAGCTGCTCTGGTTTGAGGTGCTATTTTTAATAACACCACTCTCATTTATTACAAAAACATTATCAGTCtacttttgtgtgtgtgtggtttcAATTGAAATCGATAGATGCCTGtttcttatatttaattgtGTACATACTGTAATCTCGTTTAAAATTTTAGCTGATATGATATTGGGTACATATTTCTGTAATCTGAACCATACAATAGGTCAATTTAAAATGTAGAAGATCCTAATCAACATATAAAAGTAGTTGCAACTAGCAATGGCTTTTAGGCTAactgcattatttttttctcagttTCTCAAATATCCCCTCAATAGCcttatttagttaaaaatagtaaaatttaagTATAATTCCTTTGGTGCTGTATCCTAAACTTTTCAATTGAAATTATACTTAGTTTTGGGGAATTTACAATCTCTTAATCCAGAGGGATTTAATTGATTTAGCCTCTGATGTATATATAATCAAGATGGCCTCTTCAAAGGATGTATTTTTGGCTGGTCATCAATGTGATTCTCATGTATATGTTTATGCGTGCAGCGAGTAAAGTCTATCACAAAAGCCCATTTCATTGATCATCGGAACAAGAAGAAGCTTACTGCTGAAGGCTTATTTGCTAAAAACAACACAGAGCTCCGGAATGCTGCCAGAGATTGGCTAAAGCACACTGCAGAAGGATGCTCTATTGTGGCAGTTCTCATCGCGACAGTTGCCTTTGCCGCAGCCTACACAATACCAGGAGGTCCTAATCAGAATACTGGTGTTCCTGTCCTTCTCAATCATTCTTTCTTTGTGGTTTTCACAGCAACTGATGTACTCTCACTTACCTGTGCTTTGACCTCAGTGGTTATATTTCTTTCAATCCTCACAGCACCATTTCGATTAGAAGACTTCAAGCATTCGCTTCCCAACAAGCTCATGCTAGGCTtcacatttctttttctctccgtTTCAATGATGATGATAGCATTTTCTGCAACGATCATCCTAATGATACGTAGCAAAGAAAGGTGGACAAAAATTCTCCTCTattccctttctttccttccaGTTGGCATCTTTGCACTAGCATATTTCCCTCTTTATCTTTCTCTGTCAAAAACTTACAAGTACTTGCTCAAGAAAATAATAGAGGCTTTTCCTTGCCTTACTATGTCTACGGACACCTATTTCTTCTACAGCAATCGAAAAGCCGAAACTCGTAGTTCCTCCATTCGCCTTCAAGGTGGGAGCAATAATAATTCCTGTCGAGACAACTCAGTGGGAGAACACTGGGGTTGCCATGATACATCACAGACCATGCAATTCTCGGTTTAAGAAAGCCAAGTTGTTGAACTTATGAAAAACAGTCTTCTGTCTTGATACGCGTGGGAATTCTTCATGGGCACTAGAGAGACAGACAGTGTTGATATGTATATAACTCTTGAATTTATggtttctataatattttttggtctgaTATATAGTATTTAATCGACTCTTGAATTTTTGGTTACTATGGAATTGTtctagcccaaaaaaaaaaaaaaaaaaaaaaaaactatataaacaCTTCGATTTAAATACTATCTGGACTCGCTCTTGGGTCTTAACTGTCCAAAGCTTCCTAAGGTTGCTAAAGAGAATATAGAGGCAGTCAACTGATTAGAGgaatgcctcttttttttttttttttttttttttttttttttttttttttttttttttttttttttttttttcattatatagaGTAACATTCCgtgaaataaatttatatagtttcctaaaaaaaaaaaaaaaacccttagcATTTAAAAAGAATGTTTGAGGTTGTGATGAGTTCCACCTGGTATGAGTTTAAAATAATACTGTATCTTTTAGTGCTCTCgaaagaattttgattttaccaaaaaaaaaaatgtaaaatcacTGTAGGGATAAGGACCCAAaattgtatattgggccttgagCCTTAGCCGAAGATGTTGATTGGTCCGAGGACGAATAAACAATTGTAAGGGTGTTAAACTCAGA encodes:
- the LOC115992620 gene encoding ankyrin repeat-containing protein At5g02620-like isoform X1 — translated: MRSKQHYLNKFLYFNIFLQKNQTSIPINQLFLIFENLPPSLSSSQLQLMASTGEKRVVYKDHESNGKLYEALLKEDTKAVLKLCADMEDHALHILTIHEDTVLHKAAYSKQADLVLSLLKELPPCHDNKLGRKNRSGNTILHEAATLDHGSSVEVAEEMIKRDQELLRMRNELGETPLFRAARYGKTEIFNFLADESLNYGEKDMQNFVQRNDKTTILHIAILSQHFGLALEIATHGRFKYLVGERDEDGMTALQLLSCNPKAFEPVRRRGFLKRISSKVKMCCSSAESNDISKEKLSHESALELAKLLVKEDTSWEITGSGIDTSKPRLHKYGSTDVSTTNENVDNPDQLPSSISLQQVLELGGITPLFLATKSGCIEIVREILEIYPQAVEHIDNEGRTILHVAIKYRQLEVFKLVLTMEVAMRWLVRRLDNDGNSILHMVGIKREDYVPEKLRGPALELQEELLWFERVKSITKAHFIDHRNKKKLTAEGLFAKNNTELRNAARDWLKHTAEGCSIVAVLIATVAFAAAYTIPGGPNQNTGVPVLLNHSFFVVFTATDVLSLTCALTSVVIFLSILTAPFRLEDFKHSLPNKLMLGFTFLFLSVSMMMIAFSATIILMIRSKERWTKILLYSLSFLPVGIFALAYFPLYLSLSKTYKYLLKKIIEAFPCLTMSTDTYFFYSNRKAETRSSSIRLQGGSNNNSCRDNSVGEHWGCHDTSQTMQFSV
- the LOC115992620 gene encoding ankyrin repeat-containing protein At5g02620-like isoform X4, with protein sequence MRSKQHYLNKFLYFNIFLQKNQTSIPINQLFLIFENLPPSLSSSQLQLMASTGEKRVVYKDHESNGKLYEALLKEDTKAVLKLCADMEDHALHILTIHEDTVLHKAAYSKQADLVLSLLKELPPCHDNKLGRKNRSGNTILHEAATLDHGSSVEVAEEMIKRDQELLRMRNELGETPLFRAARYGKTEIFNFLADESLNYGEKDMQNFVQRNDKTTILHIAILSQHFGLALEIATHGRFKYLVGERDEDGMTALQLLSCNPKAFEPVRRRGFLKRISSKVKMCCSSAESNDISKEKLSHESALELAKLLVKEDTSWEITGSGIDTSKPRLHKYGSTDVSTTNENVDNPDQLPSSISLQQVLELGGITPLFLATKSGCIEIVREILEIYPQAVEHIDNEGRTILHVAIKYRQLEVFKLVLTMEVAMRWLVRRLDNDGNSILHMVGIKREDYVPEKLRGPALELQEELLWFERVKSITKAHFIDHRNKKKLTAEGLFAKNNTELRNAARDWLKHTAEGCSIVAVLIATVAFAAAYTIPGGPNQNTGVPVLLNHSFFVVFTATDVLSLTCALTSVVIFLSILTAPFRLEDFKHSLPNKLMLGFTFLFLSVSMMMIAFSATIILMIRSKESNRKAETRSSSIRLQGGSNNNSCRDNSVGEHWGCHDTSQTMQFSV
- the LOC115992620 gene encoding uncharacterized protein LOC115992620 isoform X3, with the translated sequence MRSKQHYLNKFLYFNIFLQKNQTSIPINQLFLIFENLPPSLSSSQLQLMASTGEKRVVYKDHESNGKLYEALLKEDTKAVLKLCADMEDHALHILTIHEDTVLHKAAYSKQADLVLSLLKELPPCHDNKLGRKNRSGNTILHEAATLDHGSSVEVAEEMIKRDQELLRMRNELGETPLFRAARYGKTEIFNFLADESLNYGEKDMQNFVQRNDKTTILHIAILSQHFGLALEIATHGRFKYLVGERDEDGMTALQLLSCNPKAFEPVRRRGFLKRISSKVKMCCSSAESNDISKEKLSHESALELAKLLVKEDTSWEITGSGIDTSKPRLHKYGSTDVSTTNENVDNPVLELGGITPLFLATKSGCIEIVREILEIYPQAVEHIDNEGRTILHVAIKYRQLEVFKLVLTMEVAMRWLVRRLDNDGNSILHMVGIKREDYVPEKLRGPALELQEELLWFERVKSITKAHFIDHRNKKKLTAEGLFAKNNTELRNAARDWLKHTAEGCSIVAVLIATVAFAAAYTIPGGPNQNTGVPVLLNHSFFVVFTATDVLSLTCALTSVVIFLSILTAPFRLEDFKHSLPNKLMLGFTFLFLSVSMMMIAFSATIILMIRSKERWTKILLYSLSFLPVGIFALAYFPLYLSLSKTYKYLLKKIIEAFPCLTMSTDTYFFYSNRKAETRSSSIRLQGGSNNNSCRDNSVGEHWGCHDTSQTMQFSV
- the LOC115992620 gene encoding ankyrin repeat-containing protein At5g02620-like isoform X2 codes for the protein MRSKQHYLNKFLYFNIFLQKNQTSIPINQLFLIFENLPPSLSSSQLQLMASTGEKRVVYKDHESNGKLYEALLKEDTKAVLKLCADMEDHALHILTIHEDTVLHKAAYSKQADLVLSLLKELPPCHDNKLGRKNRSGNTILHEAATLDHGSSVEVAEEMIKRDQELLRMRNELGETPLFRAARYGKTEIFNFLADESLNYGEKDMQNFVQRNDKTTILHIAILSQHFGLALEIATHGRFKYLVGERDEDGMTALQLLSCNPKAFEPVRRRGFLKRISIKMCCSSAESNDISKEKLSHESALELAKLLVKEDTSWEITGSGIDTSKPRLHKYGSTDVSTTNENVDNPDQLPSSISLQQVLELGGITPLFLATKSGCIEIVREILEIYPQAVEHIDNEGRTILHVAIKYRQLEVFKLVLTMEVAMRWLVRRLDNDGNSILHMVGIKREDYVPEKLRGPALELQEELLWFERVKSITKAHFIDHRNKKKLTAEGLFAKNNTELRNAARDWLKHTAEGCSIVAVLIATVAFAAAYTIPGGPNQNTGVPVLLNHSFFVVFTATDVLSLTCALTSVVIFLSILTAPFRLEDFKHSLPNKLMLGFTFLFLSVSMMMIAFSATIILMIRSKERWTKILLYSLSFLPVGIFALAYFPLYLSLSKTYKYLLKKIIEAFPCLTMSTDTYFFYSNRKAETRSSSIRLQGGSNNNSCRDNSVGEHWGCHDTSQTMQFSV